AGCTACATTATTCAGGAAATACTGGGTGGTTTTTGTTAAGTTTTTTTGCCCGGAGTACTGAGGAAAGATGTAGGTTAAAGCCATTGCAGTTCCGTATGGTCCCCAACCGCGTACTGTCGTTTCTCCTGCTACAACTTGGATGTTATTGTCCTGAGTGAACGGGGTAAGGAGGTTTCTTAACCAGTTTTTCTCATAAACACAGTCTGAATCGCAGTAGACAACTACATCTCCTGTAGCTATTGCTACACCTAACATTTTTGCCTTGTAATAACTGGTCTCCGATGGAGCTTGATGAACTGTAATCCAAGGACAATTTTCTTGCAGTTGCTTCAGCTTTGCAGGCGGAACATCACCGCTATCTATCAGCAACACTTGATGAATATGAGTAAAAGAGATGTCTTGGTTCGTAAGAGAAGTTAAAGAATTATAAAAACCGTTGAGATCGGTATTCGCCAAATTTTCCGTTTCTAATACTATGGAAAAACTTGGTAACTGTGTTACAGACAATGCTTCTGCTTGTCCCATTTGCTGACCTTAACAAAAGCGACTATATGATTTTTAATCTAGCAAAAGCTATTTATTTGTTTTAGAACTTTAGATACTCAAAAGAAAAGATTGTTATATTTATTTTCGTTGGTATATATAATAAAAAGACCCCTCCCTAACCCTCCTCTTGGCAACTACGGTGTACACACAAGTCTGAAATAGCTGACAAATCGAGATTTTAGCTTCGTTTTT
This genomic interval from Scytonema hofmannii PCC 7110 contains the following:
- a CDS encoding glycosyltransferase: MGQAEALSVTQLPSFSIVLETENLANTDLNGFYNSLTSLTNQDISFTHIHQVLLIDSGDVPPAKLKQLQENCPWITVHQAPSETSYYKAKMLGVAIATGDVVVYCDSDCVYEKNWLRNLLTPFTQDNNIQVVAGETTVRGWGPYGTAMALTYIFPQYSGQKNLTKTTQYFLNNVAFRRDFLLKYPIPIDLPLYRGNCVIHAQNIRSNGYFIWRQPQARASHAPPNGLYHFCWRFLLIGHDYYWQKYLLARVKSEENYQEPISGFKGKLQVFFDRIGKMLSHNPHHLIYLPFAVPIALTAVFLIFVGYLLTHLKPQYLLKFTNS